In one Pseudomonas tensinigenes genomic region, the following are encoded:
- a CDS encoding aspartate aminotransferase family protein, translated as MSVVGPINVQNTAGARIQLSSGEWCDDYIMGWGSCLLGHDSPVIKHSISKALERGFLQQYETDEHRLLSEKFCAVVPCAEKLRLVNSGLEATMYATRIARAVTGKRIIIKFEGHFHGLNDSLTWNVDSSPRSGEVLAGGELERLSGTVGIPNEFGSLTVAVSWNDLQAVEHAFEKYKDDVAGVILEPVALNLGCIKPDEGFLQELRALTTRHGALLIFDEVLTGFRANIGGAQKDFAVTPDIAAFGKAFGCGMPIAGIAGKAEYMDVIAPRGPVQISGTNTGRYLSVSAALAAIDHLQDGAVHRHVAALESQLKSGLRDVFDKHRIPCHIDGYGGRIGVHIGTSERPRTMKEIEGFYPIDFAQKLFYLLSCEYNLYGFLMPLGYCPEPVTLSAAHTAEMIADACERLDSALKRIPFHGK; from the coding sequence TTGTCGGTAGTTGGGCCGATCAATGTGCAGAATACTGCGGGTGCGCGTATTCAATTATCCTCTGGCGAATGGTGCGACGATTATATTATGGGCTGGGGTTCATGCCTGTTAGGGCACGACAGTCCGGTCATCAAACATTCGATCAGCAAAGCCTTGGAGCGAGGTTTTCTCCAACAATACGAAACCGATGAACATCGCCTGTTGAGCGAGAAGTTTTGCGCGGTGGTGCCGTGCGCCGAGAAGTTGCGACTGGTGAACTCCGGCCTGGAAGCCACCATGTATGCAACGCGCATTGCCCGTGCCGTTACCGGCAAACGAATCATCATCAAGTTTGAAGGCCATTTTCATGGGCTCAATGATTCGCTGACCTGGAACGTGGATTCTTCGCCACGCTCGGGTGAGGTATTGGCCGGCGGAGAACTGGAGCGTCTGTCAGGTACTGTGGGTATTCCGAACGAATTCGGAAGTTTGACGGTGGCGGTTTCTTGGAACGATCTGCAAGCCGTGGAGCACGCCTTTGAAAAGTACAAGGACGATGTCGCGGGCGTGATTCTGGAGCCTGTCGCCCTGAACCTCGGCTGCATCAAACCGGACGAGGGCTTTCTGCAAGAGTTGCGGGCACTGACCACGCGGCACGGGGCGTTGTTGATTTTCGATGAAGTGCTGACCGGGTTTCGCGCCAATATCGGCGGTGCGCAGAAAGATTTCGCGGTCACTCCTGACATTGCCGCCTTCGGCAAGGCGTTCGGTTGCGGCATGCCCATCGCCGGGATTGCCGGTAAAGCCGAGTACATGGATGTCATCGCGCCCCGCGGTCCGGTGCAGATCAGTGGCACCAACACCGGGCGCTATCTTTCTGTGTCCGCCGCACTTGCCGCTATCGATCACCTGCAGGACGGTGCGGTGCATCGGCACGTCGCCGCGCTGGAGTCTCAGTTGAAATCGGGACTTCGGGATGTCTTCGATAAACACCGGATTCCTTGCCATATCGATGGTTATGGCGGTCGAATCGGCGTCCATATCGGCACTTCCGAACGTCCTCGGACAATGAAGGAGATAGAAGGTTTTTATCCGATCGATTTTGCCCAGAAGTTGTTTTATCTGTTGTCCTGCGAATACAACCTGTATGGCTTTCTGATGCCCCTTGGTTACTGTCCTGAGCCGGTAACACTTAGCGCGGCGCACACAGCGGAAATGATCGCGGATGCCTGTGAGCGACTGGATTCGGCACTCAAGAGGATTCCATTCCATGGAAAATGA
- a CDS encoding APC family permease codes for MVSDAGPGRHLPVFQALLITLGMVITTDILKTAPTVALNVGPEHFYLVWVLGGVASMIGALCFAEMATAFPHPGGDYHFLRTAYGERMGFLFAWSRFSVMHTGWIALSAFMFADYVNAVVPLGPYGSGLFAGAVIAALVLLNLAGKHIGFITQTLLVGLLALGFLSIASAGVFLAWQGIEAPAPSLAPVAENTGVAGFSAAMIFVFLAFGGWSDAATLSAEVRDDRRGIFIAMLGALSVLMAIYLALNWAFVEGLGFAGLAASNAPAVELLNRAFGAPGVLLILLMVGIAAIATINSTLLVGARTTYAAARDVPQLRSFGAWDDRHGVPRKALLAEGAVALLLVLFGSFTQSGFNTMVEYLTPVYWLFLSLSSVALIILRRRFPHVPRPVKVPWYPLLPLLFFGLCLYMLYSSVTVVGCGAFFGIAVLLVGAVILAVLSRLTPSPHPSPLPEGEGADRGVLGDTST; via the coding sequence ATGGTTTCTGACGCGGGGCCGGGGCGCCATCTGCCGGTTTTTCAGGCGTTGCTGATCACGCTGGGCATGGTGATCACCACCGACATCCTGAAAACCGCGCCGACCGTGGCGCTCAACGTCGGACCGGAGCATTTCTACTTGGTGTGGGTGCTTGGTGGTGTCGCGTCGATGATCGGTGCGCTGTGTTTTGCCGAGATGGCCACAGCGTTTCCGCACCCGGGTGGTGACTATCACTTTCTGCGCACCGCTTATGGCGAGCGTATGGGATTCTTGTTCGCCTGGTCGCGGTTTTCGGTGATGCACACCGGGTGGATTGCCTTGTCGGCGTTCATGTTTGCCGATTACGTCAACGCGGTGGTGCCGCTGGGACCGTACGGTTCGGGGCTGTTTGCCGGGGCGGTGATTGCGGCGTTGGTGCTGCTTAATCTTGCCGGTAAACACATCGGCTTCATCACGCAGACCTTGCTGGTTGGCCTGCTTGCACTGGGTTTTTTGAGCATTGCCAGTGCCGGCGTTTTTTTGGCCTGGCAAGGCATCGAAGCGCCTGCGCCGAGTCTTGCGCCCGTCGCGGAAAACACCGGTGTGGCCGGGTTTTCGGCGGCGATGATTTTTGTGTTTCTGGCGTTCGGAGGCTGGAGCGATGCGGCGACGTTATCGGCAGAAGTGCGTGATGACCGGCGGGGGATTTTCATTGCCATGCTCGGTGCGCTGAGCGTGTTGATGGCGATTTATCTGGCGCTCAATTGGGCGTTCGTTGAAGGCCTGGGATTCGCCGGACTGGCCGCCAGCAATGCACCGGCGGTTGAGTTGTTGAACCGCGCATTCGGTGCGCCGGGTGTCCTGCTGATTTTGCTGATGGTTGGCATCGCCGCGATCGCGACCATCAACTCGACCTTGCTGGTCGGCGCTCGCACCACTTACGCGGCTGCGCGTGATGTGCCGCAACTGCGCAGTTTCGGCGCCTGGGATGACCGGCATGGTGTGCCGCGCAAAGCGTTGCTGGCAGAAGGTGCGGTGGCGTTGCTGCTGGTGCTGTTTGGCAGTTTCACGCAGAGCGGCTTCAACACCATGGTTGAATACCTGACCCCGGTTTATTGGTTGTTTCTGAGTTTGAGCAGCGTAGCGCTGATTATTTTGCGGCGACGTTTTCCCCATGTGCCGCGGCCGGTAAAGGTGCCGTGGTATCCGCTGTTGCCGTTGCTGTTCTTCGGGTTGTGCCTGTACATGCTGTATTCCAGCGTGACGGTGGTGGGGTGTGGGGCGTTTTTCGGGATCGCGGTGTTGTTGGTGGGTGCGGTGATACTGGCAGTATTGAGCCGACTGACGCCAAGCCCTCACCCCAGCCCTCTCCCGGAGGGAGAGGGAGCCGACCGAGGTGTCTTGGGTGATACATCGACCTGA
- a CDS encoding adenylyltransferase/cytidyltransferase family protein, translating to MGVLNDITALQDEAVYCREKGLVIGLCHGCFDIVHPGHIYHLQRANTMVDRLFVSVTADPYVNKGADRPVFPDRKRAEFLASIRYCDYVIVNHTATAEFMIKTLRPNLYFKGADYTDGSDTRLQAERALVESVGGRMVLTDDKIFDSTSRIAQLVMAKNS from the coding sequence ATGGGCGTTTTGAATGACATTACTGCATTGCAGGACGAGGCGGTTTATTGCCGCGAAAAAGGTTTGGTGATCGGGCTTTGTCACGGTTGTTTTGACATTGTTCACCCTGGGCATATTTATCATCTGCAGCGCGCCAATACGATGGTCGATCGACTGTTCGTATCCGTCACCGCAGACCCATACGTGAACAAAGGCGCGGACCGGCCGGTATTTCCCGATCGAAAGCGCGCGGAGTTTCTCGCTTCCATCCGTTATTGCGATTACGTCATCGTCAACCATACAGCTACCGCTGAATTCATGATCAAGACATTGCGCCCCAATTTGTATTTCAAGGGCGCGGATTACACCGATGGATCGGACACCAGACTGCAGGCGGAGCGGGCGCTGGTTGAAAGCGTGGGAGGGCGGATGGTGCTGACGGACGACAAGATATTCGACTCGACTTCCAGGATCGCTCAACTGGTCATGGCCAAGAACAGCTGA
- a CDS encoding DUF3574 domain-containing protein: protein MPKRLLLVALFVAVAGCASPPPASVHTHNPSSSTLQGDASRPAQAQWIRTELYFSVGSIDGKDGAVSPARWREFLDQEVTSRFPDGFSVLDAYGQWRDKGAKEPERLSTKVIVILHENSAKNGANIEAIRLAYKRITGDLSVLRLSQPAEVSF from the coding sequence ATGCCAAAACGCTTGTTACTGGTTGCACTGTTCGTTGCGGTCGCCGGTTGCGCCAGCCCTCCTCCCGCCTCTGTTCACACCCACAATCCATCCAGTTCCACTCTGCAGGGCGACGCCTCGCGTCCGGCGCAGGCGCAGTGGATTCGCACCGAGCTGTATTTCTCGGTGGGTTCGATCGATGGCAAGGACGGTGCAGTCAGTCCGGCGCGCTGGCGCGAGTTTCTTGATCAGGAGGTGACGTCGCGGTTTCCTGATGGATTCAGTGTGCTTGATGCTTATGGGCAATGGCGGGATAAGGGCGCCAAGGAGCCTGAGCGGTTGAGTACCAAGGTGATTGTGATTTTGCATGAGAACAGCGCGAAGAATGGGGCCAACATCGAAGCGATTCGACTGGCTTACAAGCGTATTACCGGGGACTTGTCGGTGCTGCGGTTGTCGCAGCCGGCAGAGGTCTCCTTCTAG
- a CDS encoding NAD-dependent epimerase/dehydratase family protein, with protein MKKESTVLVTGGAGYIGSRLVPKLLAAGYRVRVLDALYFGNGLEGLLNHPGLEFIKGDIRDPALVETSLQGVDTVVHLAAVANDPSFNSAPELGQSINIDCLPHLMSSAKRLGCRRFIYASSASVYGVNAEPFVDERQPCVPITDYNRFKADGEKILFELTDSSFETVAVRAATVCGWSPRQRLDLTVNILTASALARGEITVFGGSQYRPNVHIGDLTRLYTMLVERESLGEVSGTAINVGYENHTVTDIASQVKEIVDRYFRTNVPITTTHSDDVRSYRLDSRRVQQTLGFEFIFSIRDAIVEICEQWQSGNFKDSGDVLADIRYHNVRNMLHNDWSFQASGGASC; from the coding sequence ATGAAAAAGGAATCAACTGTTCTTGTTACCGGCGGTGCTGGCTACATTGGCTCGCGTCTGGTGCCCAAACTGCTTGCCGCCGGGTACCGCGTCCGGGTGCTGGATGCGCTGTATTTCGGCAACGGGCTCGAAGGTTTGCTGAACCATCCCGGCCTGGAATTCATCAAGGGCGACATACGCGATCCGGCGCTCGTGGAAACGTCGCTGCAAGGTGTCGACACCGTTGTGCATCTTGCTGCAGTGGCGAACGATCCGAGTTTCAATTCGGCCCCGGAACTGGGCCAATCGATAAACATCGATTGCCTGCCGCATCTCATGAGCAGCGCCAAGCGTCTGGGTTGCCGGCGTTTTATCTACGCGTCTTCAGCGAGTGTCTACGGCGTCAATGCAGAACCTTTTGTCGACGAACGCCAGCCCTGCGTGCCCATCACCGACTACAACCGGTTCAAGGCTGATGGCGAGAAGATACTCTTCGAACTGACCGATTCATCGTTCGAGACTGTCGCGGTTCGCGCCGCCACGGTGTGCGGCTGGTCGCCTCGGCAACGTCTGGATCTGACCGTGAACATCCTGACCGCCAGTGCGCTGGCGCGCGGTGAAATCACCGTATTCGGCGGCAGTCAGTATCGCCCTAACGTGCATATCGGCGATCTGACCCGGCTGTATACGATGCTGGTCGAACGGGAGTCCCTAGGCGAGGTGTCCGGGACGGCAATCAATGTCGGCTACGAGAACCACACGGTGACCGACATTGCCAGTCAGGTAAAAGAGATTGTCGATCGGTACTTCCGCACCAATGTGCCGATCACCACGACCCACAGTGACGATGTTCGATCCTACCGGCTGGATTCCCGACGGGTGCAACAGACGCTGGGTTTCGAATTCATCTTTTCGATCCGCGATGCGATCGTCGAAATCTGCGAGCAGTGGCAGTCGGGGAACTTCAAGGACAGCGGCGATGTGTTAGCGGATATCCGTTATCACAACGTACGCAACATGCTGCACAACGACTGGTCGTTCCAGGCGTCAGGAGGCGCATCGTGCTGA
- a CDS encoding glycoside hydrolase family 65 protein produces the protein MLSISYGEHREDIVAIDARSSSFAACVATLANPLLGVRAHMPNASPRSRRTQLLLAGVYAAGVGVSREIIALPAPAILRLYDVDTGLPLEPASNEPVVVLALDQATVSSCEQFQLAGVQYELTVTQFIDAPDQAAVSTQISLKRLGTGTAGHRLRLDYGVDGSASNEYLGACDWLTARHYHFGQSVVDQASFSLIVDTAEQRLRYDVRVEQADSTASSVVSWRQGQEGCVASVTLDFAAVSQHRLVTHWRVGVDSDQTHPDTFAGDFDVARIQGCHLSQWNSLWREHEVTIQAPHTCTDLGMKYAVFQLLQHGLGAAHGVNGTISPARGLTSTYHSGATFFDTELHKCMFWIWNAPDVARALIDYRYTFIEKALQFARSTGFCGARFPEASNDQGGENGPHYVLSYPEQDIRREWSVDEVLHISADVSYAVNKYWAVTGDDAFMASRGFDILIESARFAASVFKWSESKQAYVVNSVMGPDEYHYHVNNSFFTNYLLRWSIRRVLSLLDRPGFPGVSGAQRRLWQAIADNVYLPWITVDGVAIPEEFEGYAALPDTRLRVVKQRGPQFADEVERDSAEKLQNFDSQLVKQADIVLLMSMFPDDFSAAVKRAAFNYYEPRTVHESSLSYGPHAVVAAHLGETHTSADFIARASRYNLDFTPVDDYSNGLHLSAYAGAWQGLVEGLSGLDIESGQLAFRPKLPAHWQAYHFTLQFRGQRLRISVLGDDELEIRHGDRQLPTQRGEDGRIGLKEGHP, from the coding sequence GTGCTGAGCATTTCCTACGGCGAGCACCGCGAAGACATTGTCGCGATCGACGCGAGATCGTCGTCCTTCGCGGCGTGCGTGGCGACCCTGGCCAATCCCTTGCTCGGCGTGCGTGCGCACATGCCCAACGCATCGCCACGCAGCCGGCGCACGCAGTTGCTGTTGGCGGGGGTGTATGCGGCCGGTGTCGGCGTCTCGCGGGAAATCATTGCCTTGCCCGCGCCGGCCATCCTGCGGCTTTACGATGTTGATACGGGGTTGCCGCTTGAGCCGGCAAGCAACGAACCCGTGGTGGTGTTGGCACTCGATCAGGCGACCGTCAGCAGTTGCGAGCAGTTTCAGCTGGCCGGTGTGCAATATGAGCTGACGGTCACCCAGTTCATTGATGCCCCGGATCAGGCGGCGGTGTCGACGCAGATCAGTTTGAAACGCCTCGGCACTGGCACCGCAGGCCATCGATTGAGGCTTGATTACGGAGTGGATGGCAGCGCGTCGAACGAATACCTCGGGGCTTGTGACTGGCTGACCGCGCGGCATTACCATTTCGGGCAAAGCGTTGTCGATCAAGCGTCGTTCAGCCTGATCGTCGACACGGCCGAGCAGCGGCTGCGTTATGACGTGCGCGTCGAACAGGCGGATTCAACGGCGAGTTCCGTCGTTTCCTGGCGGCAGGGGCAAGAGGGTTGTGTGGCTTCGGTGACCCTCGACTTTGCAGCGGTCAGCCAGCACCGGTTGGTGACGCATTGGCGGGTGGGCGTCGATAGCGATCAGACCCACCCTGACACGTTTGCCGGCGACTTTGATGTCGCAAGGATTCAAGGCTGTCATTTGAGCCAATGGAACAGCCTCTGGCGTGAGCATGAAGTCACCATTCAGGCTCCGCACACGTGCACTGATCTGGGTATGAAGTACGCAGTATTCCAATTACTGCAACATGGCCTCGGCGCAGCGCATGGCGTCAATGGCACGATATCGCCGGCGCGAGGCCTGACCAGCACTTACCATTCTGGTGCGACGTTCTTCGACACCGAACTGCACAAGTGCATGTTCTGGATCTGGAACGCGCCGGACGTTGCCAGGGCATTGATTGACTACCGCTACACCTTCATTGAAAAAGCGCTGCAGTTCGCGCGTTCCACTGGCTTTTGCGGCGCACGGTTCCCGGAGGCGTCCAACGATCAGGGCGGCGAAAATGGCCCGCATTATGTGTTGTCCTATCCTGAACAGGACATAAGGCGAGAGTGGAGTGTCGATGAGGTGCTGCACATTTCGGCAGACGTCAGCTATGCCGTGAACAAGTACTGGGCGGTAACCGGTGATGACGCGTTCATGGCGTCTCGGGGCTTCGATATCCTGATTGAAAGCGCTCGATTCGCGGCATCGGTGTTCAAGTGGTCAGAGAGCAAGCAGGCCTATGTGGTGAATTCGGTCATGGGCCCGGACGAGTATCACTACCACGTGAACAACAGTTTCTTTACCAATTACCTGCTGCGCTGGAGTATCCGGCGGGTGCTTTCATTGCTGGACCGCCCGGGCTTTCCCGGGGTGTCTGGCGCGCAACGCCGACTCTGGCAAGCGATAGCCGATAACGTCTACCTGCCGTGGATCACGGTGGACGGGGTGGCCATTCCTGAGGAGTTCGAAGGTTACGCGGCATTGCCGGACACCCGCCTGCGTGTGGTCAAACAGCGTGGGCCGCAGTTTGCCGACGAGGTCGAACGCGACAGCGCGGAGAAACTGCAAAACTTCGATTCGCAACTGGTCAAGCAGGCTGACATCGTGCTGTTGATGTCGATGTTTCCCGACGATTTTTCAGCGGCCGTGAAGCGCGCCGCGTTCAATTACTATGAACCGCGTACGGTGCATGAGTCCTCGTTGAGTTACGGCCCGCATGCCGTCGTCGCCGCGCATCTGGGCGAGACGCACACCAGTGCCGATTTCATTGCCCGGGCCAGCCGCTATAACCTCGACTTCACGCCGGTCGACGACTACAGCAACGGGCTGCATCTTTCCGCCTATGCCGGCGCCTGGCAAGGATTGGTCGAGGGGCTGTCGGGGCTGGATATCGAATCGGGCCAACTGGCCTTCCGACCGAAGTTGCCCGCACACTGGCAGGCTTACCATTTCACTCTGCAGTTCCGCGGGCAAAGACTGCGGATTTCCGTACTCGGTGACGACGAGCTGGAGATTCGCCACGGCGATCGCCAGTTGCCGACCCAGCGCGGCGAGGATGGACGAATAGGCCTCAAGGAGGGGCACCCATGA
- a CDS encoding DegT/DnrJ/EryC1/StrS family aminotransferase codes for MIKCNNVQEQAQDLSSEIFERWQALLQSGEFILGEEVLAFEAWMSERCGGAHAVALNSGTDALFLALRALDIGPGDEVITCANTFVATVGAIVAAGARPILADVGDDELMNVDTIAPLLNERTKAVIPVYLRGRPLNIDAILDLCRARAVAVIEDCAQAIGTTLDGQQVGTRGDASAFSMHPLKTLGGLGDGGMLVTRNPKIAEYARIARNHGLETRNESVRFGINSRLDSLQAAALNVKAQYLDQWLKRRVEIAAFYDDVLGTTRTGTDLGGGKPGNSYYHYVVQSQNRDRLQAFLAQYDVQTAIHYPLPIHWQKAWLSSQPRLVLANTERLSRQMLTLPCHHHLSDGEVEKVTTLIKQFERTEGR; via the coding sequence ATGATCAAGTGCAATAACGTCCAGGAACAGGCCCAAGACCTTTCGAGCGAGATTTTCGAGCGCTGGCAGGCGCTCCTGCAGTCAGGCGAATTCATCCTGGGTGAAGAGGTTCTGGCGTTCGAAGCCTGGATGTCGGAACGCTGTGGCGGGGCGCATGCGGTGGCCCTCAATTCAGGCACGGATGCGTTGTTTCTGGCATTGCGTGCGCTGGATATCGGGCCTGGCGACGAAGTCATTACCTGCGCCAATACCTTTGTCGCCACCGTCGGTGCCATTGTGGCGGCAGGTGCCCGGCCGATCCTGGCGGACGTGGGCGACGATGAGCTGATGAACGTCGATACGATCGCGCCCCTTTTGAATGAGCGGACCAAAGCGGTCATTCCGGTCTATCTGCGCGGACGTCCGCTGAATATCGATGCCATCCTCGACCTGTGCCGTGCCCGCGCAGTGGCCGTCATCGAGGATTGCGCACAGGCGATCGGCACTACCCTCGACGGTCAGCAAGTCGGCACTCGAGGCGATGCCTCAGCCTTTTCCATGCATCCGTTGAAGACGCTTGGGGGCCTGGGGGATGGCGGGATGCTGGTCACCCGCAATCCGAAGATTGCCGAATACGCACGTATTGCACGCAATCATGGCCTGGAAACCCGTAACGAATCGGTGCGGTTCGGGATCAATTCGCGCCTCGACTCGTTGCAGGCCGCGGCGCTCAATGTCAAAGCGCAGTATCTGGATCAATGGCTGAAAAGACGTGTGGAAATCGCCGCTTTCTATGATGACGTCCTCGGCACCACTCGTACGGGTACCGACCTGGGTGGCGGCAAGCCGGGAAATTCCTATTATCACTATGTCGTGCAGTCGCAAAATCGTGATCGCTTGCAGGCGTTTCTGGCGCAGTACGATGTGCAAACGGCGATTCATTATCCGCTGCCCATCCATTGGCAAAAAGCCTGGTTGAGCAGTCAGCCGCGCCTCGTGCTGGCCAATACCGAACGTCTGTCCCGGCAAATGCTCACCCTTCCTTGTCATCATCATTTGTCGGATGGCGAGGTGGAGAAGGTCACCACGCTGATCAAGCAATTCGAACGCACGGAGGGGCGGTGA
- a CDS encoding MFS transporter, whose amino-acid sequence MISIKERLSPYNEALGVLPFRKLLIGQGLSMAGDAICLAALPIALIRDGFGGDVFGFIMAAVGVGTVIGALAGGMLADRKSPRQVLIYTDTARGLAQLAAVALLVTGAHWGFLVLAYLIFGIGIGVSKPCAQVLLVNLLPKKALVAGNGAMNFIDNLVAILFPATLGVFIILWDPVWGILIDGLTFFCAAIYTAQLPNVGHHESEEEFSLREALNGITVVVNNATLLLGFAATLVVNVLCFPIFLVVAPYAISQRFSEDMWGYCLAASGFGACIGSVITVLASGHERLVGLAVTCGLFLAGAMALLGLGTSAWMAILGATFVGIVEASWLTGWATAMQTHSPEKDLGKVVAVDTFVTSGVHPFIYLGSGVVGGIVGYSQTLTLTAVVSAVGTLLIVLTSLMFMPRSARNDQVQ is encoded by the coding sequence ATGATTTCTATCAAAGAACGCTTGTCACCTTACAACGAAGCCTTGGGTGTCTTGCCGTTTCGCAAGTTGCTGATTGGCCAGGGCCTGTCGATGGCCGGCGATGCCATCTGCCTGGCGGCGCTGCCGATCGCACTGATTCGCGACGGTTTCGGTGGTGATGTATTTGGTTTCATCATGGCTGCCGTCGGTGTCGGAACCGTTATCGGTGCGCTGGCCGGGGGGATGCTGGCGGATCGCAAATCGCCCCGGCAGGTACTCATCTACACCGATACGGCGCGAGGCCTTGCGCAACTGGCCGCCGTTGCGCTGCTGGTGACAGGGGCGCACTGGGGCTTTTTGGTGCTGGCGTATCTGATCTTCGGTATCGGTATTGGTGTATCGAAACCCTGTGCACAGGTGCTGCTGGTCAATCTGTTGCCGAAAAAGGCCCTGGTGGCGGGCAACGGGGCGATGAACTTCATCGATAACCTGGTCGCCATTCTGTTTCCGGCGACGCTAGGGGTGTTCATCATTCTTTGGGACCCAGTGTGGGGGATCCTGATCGATGGGCTGACCTTCTTCTGCGCTGCCATTTACACCGCGCAGCTGCCGAATGTCGGCCACCATGAATCGGAAGAAGAGTTCTCGCTGCGTGAAGCGCTCAACGGCATCACCGTGGTCGTCAACAACGCCACGCTGCTGTTGGGTTTTGCCGCGACGCTGGTGGTGAACGTGTTGTGTTTCCCGATCTTTCTGGTCGTTGCCCCTTATGCGATCAGTCAGCGCTTCAGTGAAGACATGTGGGGTTATTGCCTGGCGGCATCGGGGTTCGGCGCTTGCATCGGTTCGGTCATCACGGTGCTGGCCTCGGGGCATGAGCGACTGGTGGGGCTCGCCGTCACTTGCGGATTGTTCCTCGCGGGGGCAATGGCCTTGCTCGGGCTGGGCACATCGGCGTGGATGGCGATTCTGGGGGCGACGTTCGTCGGCATCGTCGAAGCCTCCTGGCTCACCGGCTGGGCAACTGCCATGCAGACACATTCCCCGGAGAAGGATCTGGGCAAGGTCGTGGCGGTCGATACCTTCGTGACCAGCGGCGTGCACCCCTTCATCTATCTGGGCAGCGGTGTGGTCGGCGGAATCGTCGGCTACTCCCAGACCCTCACGCTTACCGCTGTTGTCAGTGCGGTCGGGACCCTGCTGATTGTCCTGACTTCCCTCATGTTCATGCCAAGGAGTGCGCGAAATGATCAAGTGCAATAA
- a CDS encoding GNAT family N-acetyltransferase — protein MENELDRDICIRRFIKSDMPAVLALVAQIGSSEDLTESAGEQFARELADPNHEGDRFIAALGDVVIGTMGCAPGAIPSKHVLWADWLIVDSEYRRYGVASLLYDEIEKFALEHKKAWLCLDIGNIDRERAAYRFHLRNGFQIVGQLPDYWGEFEHLNIMAKSLKSKD, from the coding sequence ATGGAAAATGAACTTGATCGGGATATTTGCATTCGCCGATTCATAAAGTCCGATATGCCGGCAGTGCTGGCACTGGTCGCACAAATTGGTTCCAGCGAGGACTTGACTGAATCTGCCGGTGAGCAATTTGCCCGGGAACTCGCTGACCCAAACCATGAGGGCGATCGTTTTATTGCCGCACTTGGCGATGTGGTCATCGGAACCATGGGGTGCGCTCCGGGCGCTATCCCGTCAAAGCATGTGTTATGGGCAGACTGGTTGATTGTTGACAGTGAATATCGTCGATATGGCGTTGCGTCCTTGTTATATGACGAGATTGAAAAGTTTGCACTGGAACATAAGAAGGCCTGGCTGTGTCTCGATATCGGCAATATCGACAGAGAACGGGCGGCCTACCGCTTTCATTTACGCAATGGCTTTCAGATCGTCGGGCAACTTCCCGATTATTGGGGTGAGTTTGAACACTTGAACATCATGGCTAAATCTCTCAAATCAAAGGATTGA